The Salinispora tropica CNB-440 genome has a window encoding:
- the rpmG gene encoding 50S ribosomal protein L33, giving the protein MARQTDVRPIVRLRSTAGTGYTYVTRKNRRNDPDRLVLRKYDPIVRQHVEFREAR; this is encoded by the coding sequence ATGGCCCGCCAGACCGATGTCCGTCCGATCGTGCGGCTGCGCAGCACCGCCGGCACCGGCTACACGTACGTCACCCGCAAGAACCGCCGCAACGACCCGGACCGGCTGGTGCTGCGCAAGTACGACCCGATCGTCCGCCAGCACGTCGAGTTCCGCGAGGCGCGCTGA
- the rpmB gene encoding 50S ribosomal protein L28 encodes MSRRCDVTGAKPSFGNAVSHSHRRTRRRWNPNLQNHRYWLPSERRWVSLTLTAKALKTVDRKGIEKVVAELRAKGVKL; translated from the coding sequence GTGTCCCGACGTTGTGACGTCACCGGCGCGAAGCCGAGCTTTGGCAACGCCGTGTCCCACTCCCACCGGCGTACCCGACGCCGCTGGAACCCGAACCTGCAGAACCACCGCTACTGGCTGCCGTCGGAGCGGCGGTGGGTCAGCCTCACCCTGACTGCCAAGGCACTCAAGACCGTGGACCGCAAGGGCATCGAGAAGGTTGTCGCCGAGCTGCGCGCCAAGGGAGTGAAGCTCTGA
- a CDS encoding CobW family GTP-binding protein, with amino-acid sequence MSSSPQAPTHTVTADGADIRPSLTVLSGFWPAATFAAARALLAADTSLLLIRHDLAGIQDGVVRRVVRTGTGIVEDEQVVLRHGCISCTLREDVLPTLVRLTRTHPGRDLVLMLPEAVEPEAVAAATAHCLVNGAPITDLIRVDSYVTVLDAEHLLDGLASTDDLIALGIQAADDDDRALADVVVRQIEYADTLVLWGQSRDGEFDTGRMSVLLQRMAPWATHLRVDGDLVDAGMLTRQLRHTHRHRPETPGILARGLQGYTLGAHEPEPDCGVVSAVFRARRPFHPQRLHDVLEEVNAEVIRSRGHLWLASQADTVIAWEFAGGGLAMGSLGHWLVSLPEDRWDHVEDQRRLAAALDWDPYYGDRHQHLVFIGLDIDPVELHRTLAGCLLTDAELADGEDTWRTYPDPFAGCFPLSVEELADTDTDTDTEGARSA; translated from the coding sequence ATGTCGTCGTCACCACAGGCCCCGACCCATACCGTGACAGCCGACGGCGCCGATATCCGCCCGTCGTTGACCGTGCTGTCCGGGTTCTGGCCGGCGGCGACGTTCGCCGCCGCCCGCGCGCTGCTCGCCGCGGACACCTCGCTGCTGCTGATACGGCACGACCTGGCCGGGATCCAGGACGGCGTCGTGCGGCGGGTGGTCCGCACCGGCACCGGTATCGTCGAGGACGAGCAGGTCGTACTGCGGCACGGCTGTATCTCCTGCACCCTACGCGAGGACGTGCTGCCCACCCTCGTTCGGCTCACCCGCACCCACCCCGGCCGGGACCTGGTGTTGATGCTGCCGGAGGCGGTGGAGCCGGAGGCGGTGGCCGCCGCCACCGCGCACTGCCTCGTCAACGGCGCCCCGATCACCGACCTCATCCGGGTGGACTCCTACGTCACCGTCCTCGACGCCGAGCACCTGCTCGACGGCCTGGCCAGCACCGACGACCTCATCGCGCTCGGCATCCAGGCCGCCGACGACGACGATCGCGCGCTCGCCGACGTCGTCGTCCGGCAGATCGAATACGCCGACACCCTGGTGCTGTGGGGGCAGTCCCGCGACGGCGAGTTCGACACCGGCCGGATGTCTGTCCTGCTACAGCGGATGGCGCCCTGGGCGACCCACCTACGGGTCGACGGCGACCTCGTCGACGCCGGCATGCTGACCCGTCAGCTGCGCCACACCCACCGGCACCGGCCGGAGACCCCGGGGATACTCGCCCGTGGCCTGCAGGGCTACACCCTCGGCGCACACGAACCGGAGCCCGACTGCGGGGTCGTCTCCGCCGTCTTCCGCGCCCGGCGCCCGTTTCACCCGCAGCGCCTACACGACGTCCTCGAAGAGGTCAACGCCGAAGTCATCCGCTCCCGCGGTCACCTCTGGCTGGCCAGCCAAGCCGACACCGTCATCGCCTGGGAGTTCGCCGGCGGCGGCCTGGCAATGGGATCCCTCGGGCACTGGCTGGTCAGCCTGCCCGAGGACCGCTGGGACCACGTCGAAGACCAACGCCGGCTCGCCGCAGCCCTGGACTGGGACCCCTACTACGGCGACCGGCACCAGCACCTGGTCTTCATCGGCCTCGACATCGACCCCGTCGAGCTGCACCGCACCCTCGCCGGATGCCTGCTCACCGACGCCGAACTCGCCGACGGCGAGGACACCTGGCGCACCTACCCCGACCCGTTCGCCGGCTGCTTTCCCCTCTCCGTGGAGGAACTGGCCGACACCGACACCGACACCGACACCGAAGGAGCACGATCCGCATGA
- a CDS encoding type B 50S ribosomal protein L31: MKPGIHPEYRPVVYRDKGADFAFLTRSTSTSDQTIEWTDGNTYPVIDVQISSASHPFWTGKQRLLDTAGRVEKFRQKYARRGPQSG, translated from the coding sequence ATGAAGCCCGGAATCCACCCCGAGTACCGGCCCGTCGTCTACCGTGACAAGGGCGCCGACTTCGCCTTCCTCACCCGCTCCACCTCCACCAGCGACCAGACGATCGAGTGGACCGACGGCAACACCTACCCCGTTATCGACGTCCAGATCTCCTCGGCCAGCCACCCCTTCTGGACCGGCAAGCAGCGTCTGCTCGACACCGCCGGCCGGGTCGAGAAGTTCCGCCAGAAGTACGCCCGCCGCGGGCCCCAGAGCGGATGA
- a CDS encoding class I SAM-dependent methyltransferase, which translates to MSTDTQVDWAELAPQLVDAARQDRAWYLTLARELVAPGDRLAVDIGCGAAGMSLAIARMMACGRVVAVDAHPAVLDAARDHTRAEWSDPRVRIEPLRAAIPAETAALREALGAPADLIWASAAVHHAGDQQPAVTALAGLLAPGGRLALAEGGLPEHHLPWDVGLGEPGLEVRLHAAQDRWFTRMRAQLPGSRRMPYGWTEALQRAGLSRVTTRTTLDEQPPPLPDGTRRAVVEALAERVGRLRPTGLLTTADLDAWDRLLDPADEKWLGHRGDLFRLSARSVHLGVHP; encoded by the coding sequence ATGAGCACCGACACACAAGTCGACTGGGCGGAGCTGGCGCCGCAGCTGGTCGACGCCGCCCGGCAGGACCGGGCCTGGTACCTGACGCTCGCCCGCGAGCTGGTCGCCCCCGGCGACCGGCTCGCGGTCGACATCGGCTGCGGCGCTGCCGGAATGTCCCTCGCCATCGCCCGGATGATGGCCTGCGGCCGGGTGGTCGCCGTGGACGCGCACCCGGCCGTCCTCGACGCCGCCCGCGACCATACCCGAGCCGAATGGTCGGACCCCCGAGTACGCATCGAGCCGCTGCGCGCCGCCATCCCCGCCGAGACAGCCGCACTGCGGGAGGCGCTCGGCGCTCCGGCTGACCTGATCTGGGCTTCCGCCGCGGTGCACCACGCCGGCGACCAGCAGCCGGCGGTCACCGCCCTGGCCGGACTGCTCGCCCCCGGCGGACGGCTGGCCCTCGCCGAGGGCGGCCTACCGGAGCATCATTTGCCCTGGGATGTCGGCCTGGGCGAACCCGGTCTGGAGGTCCGGCTGCACGCCGCCCAGGACCGCTGGTTCACCCGGATGCGGGCACAGCTTCCCGGCAGCCGGCGGATGCCCTACGGGTGGACCGAAGCCCTACAGCGGGCCGGTCTGTCGCGGGTGACCACCCGCACCACCCTTGACGAGCAGCCACCGCCGCTGCCCGACGGCACCCGTCGGGCCGTCGTGGAAGCCCTCGCCGAACGGGTCGGCCGGCTGCGGCCCACCGGCCTGCTCACCACCGCCGACCTCGACGCCTGGGACCGTCTCCTCGACCCGGCCGACGAGAAGTGGCTCGGTCACCGCGGCGACCTGTTCCGGCTCTCCGCCCGCAGTGTCCACCTCGGCGTACATCCCTGA
- a CDS encoding Fur family transcriptional regulator gives MTTPFVPDAQLRVAGLTPTAQRRAVLALLVGRSRPLTAQEVYAELTSTVRHIGLTTVYRALHSLADAGLLHTFDIDGQRAYRHCGTAPHQHLICIRCETVTECPPEIVTNWLTELHEHTGFTPFPERLDLRGVCANCAST, from the coding sequence ATGACCACGCCCTTCGTTCCGGACGCACAGCTTCGGGTCGCGGGCCTCACGCCCACCGCGCAGCGCCGCGCCGTCCTTGCGCTGCTGGTCGGGCGCTCTCGCCCGCTCACCGCTCAGGAGGTGTACGCCGAGCTCACCAGCACCGTGCGACACATCGGTCTGACCACCGTCTATCGGGCACTGCACAGCCTCGCCGACGCCGGGCTGCTGCACACCTTCGACATCGACGGCCAACGCGCCTACCGCCACTGCGGCACCGCACCACACCAGCACCTCATCTGCATCCGCTGCGAGACGGTGACCGAGTGCCCGCCTGAGATCGTGACGAACTGGCTCACTGAACTGCATGAGCACACCGGTTTCACCCCGTTTCCCGAACGGCTCGACCTCCGGGGCGTCTGCGCGAACTGCGCCAGCACGTGA
- a CDS encoding transposase family protein, which produces MTPAPALVIAVGDPQPGNCNDTIVYRTSGIDQKLAGRPVMADRSYRGNPEVIAPYRKPTDDSTLPDWKEAALPDSRLASRSALPPPGATSRRR; this is translated from the coding sequence TTGACGCCAGCACCCGCCCTGGTCATCGCCGTCGGCGACCCACAGCCCGGCAACTGCAACGACACCATCGTCTACCGCACCTCGGGCATCGACCAGAAACTGGCCGGACGACCGGTCATGGCCGACCGCAGCTACCGCGGCAACCCCGAAGTGATCGCGCCGTACCGCAAACCCACCGACGACAGCACGCTGCCGGACTGGAAGGAAGCCGCGCTGCCCGACTCGCGGCTGGCTTCGAGATCGGCGTTGCCACCGCCTGGCGCTACGTCCAGGAGGCGATAG